In the Chryseobacterium sp. MYb264 genome, one interval contains:
- a CDS encoding RHS repeat domain-containing protein, producing MKTLKTWNRDNTAYLQETYSYDGFGNIRQKVISNSIDSQTQTNTSTYESTGRFVEKNTDNLGLVTSYTYNSRGQILTQIDPLENMLTNTFDAWGKLLRSKTNLEGTTTYQYERDNNSNIIVTQYDADGDISKKFTNKLGQEYKSSTKSLGEGKYVSKDIQYDALGRKLKESEPYFEGQIASQWNTIAYDDSVYPAKGTATSFNGKQMETSVSGLITTVKELNGYGRTTSKTTDALNNLISSTDKGGTVMFSYNAAGEQIKAEYAGNTIITRYDSWGRKSEFNDPSNGLYKYEYDPFGQAKKIISPKGIKEYTYNTLGQLTSHTEISTSDGGQATHKKISYSYDHKGRVTAKGGTSNGKAYSSNVVSDLQGRLISSSESSNGKYFIRKGITYDDKGRVISYEKQLYSSGTLTKVTVENLYSTWNGELYQVKDKITGKSLWQLQETNAKGQVLKAKLGAANINNTYNTNGFLTNVNHSSAVKPGILQISYSFDGLKNELKSRTTGGDFNITESFDYDDNNRLINWTNPVTGIKPSTNRNVYDHRGRILENDQVGTIKYENAARLYQPTGMTLNVAGTQNYNSDLIQSIVYNENNDPVFIDGEKGDVAFQYGLTGMRQRVTHGGNFSTDGEGTFTKIYSEDGSYEVVKDNTTGKEKHILYIGGTPYKSNIVYFKDFAESSGSYQFLHKDYIGSILAISNEAGNKVEQRHFDAWGNFTHLQIGNGAAVTDKATILSLSKTLIVDRGYTGHEHFMEVGIIHMNGRLYDPLLRRFLNADENIQDPTNTQNYNKYGYVMNNPLMFNDPSGEYFVAGFFLAYIAPVLWGAILGTAVAGGLYIIKSLISGNWSWNGFARSLLMGAITGGATAGLLGGMSASGFNGAVIVGSMNGGIAGGIDALFNGQNFFTGMYRGAVFGAATAGIVNGISWVVNRLSNSYQYSINEMLVSDDNTLQGGTKADFSIDTVKKIDNTRYRGQFVRGAYRIVDETSDLSQHLRNEGYIYNSNISRVVNGSGEQVWGVTEMVTNKGKLVWQRIYLPKGTFVSLEQLDLTMGHEIFHTILNNAGLFDEYTITAVNTKARAHEYFTSRWEEQYIKFRGWDNLKLSMQPFNTEAFYSKSLEKLMNKIIPIYNNYLKSTLK from the coding sequence TTGAAAACATTAAAAACATGGAACAGGGACAATACCGCCTATTTACAGGAAACTTACAGTTATGATGGTTTTGGTAATATCAGACAGAAAGTAATCAGCAACAGCATTGATTCTCAAACGCAGACCAATACCTCTACCTATGAGTCTACCGGTAGGTTTGTTGAAAAAAATACGGATAATTTAGGATTGGTAACCAGTTATACTTATAATAGCCGGGGGCAAATCCTAACGCAGATTGATCCGTTGGAAAATATGCTTACCAACACTTTTGATGCATGGGGTAAGCTCTTGAGATCCAAAACCAATCTGGAAGGAACAACCACCTATCAGTACGAAAGAGATAATAATTCCAACATCATCGTTACTCAATATGATGCGGATGGGGATATTTCAAAGAAATTCACTAATAAACTAGGTCAGGAATATAAATCATCAACTAAGTCTTTAGGTGAAGGGAAGTATGTTTCTAAGGATATCCAATATGATGCTTTAGGAAGAAAACTCAAAGAATCTGAACCTTATTTTGAAGGACAAATTGCCTCTCAGTGGAATACGATTGCCTATGATGACTCTGTATATCCAGCTAAAGGAACTGCTACTTCGTTTAATGGTAAGCAAATGGAAACTTCTGTTTCCGGGTTGATCACCACTGTGAAAGAGCTTAATGGTTATGGAAGAACAACCTCGAAAACCACGGATGCCCTGAATAATTTGATTTCAAGTACCGATAAAGGCGGAACAGTCATGTTCTCATATAATGCAGCCGGAGAACAAATTAAAGCCGAATATGCCGGAAATACAATTATAACCAGGTATGATTCCTGGGGCAGAAAATCTGAATTCAATGATCCTTCTAACGGATTATACAAATATGAATATGATCCTTTCGGACAAGCAAAGAAAATTATCAGCCCGAAAGGAATCAAAGAATATACCTATAATACATTAGGTCAACTGACCTCTCATACGGAAATTTCAACTTCAGACGGAGGGCAGGCGACTCATAAAAAAATTTCATACTCTTATGATCATAAAGGGAGAGTGACTGCAAAAGGCGGAACCTCGAACGGAAAGGCTTACAGTTCAAATGTGGTATCTGATCTTCAAGGGAGATTAATATCTTCGTCTGAAAGCAGTAACGGTAAGTATTTCATAAGAAAAGGTATTACGTATGATGACAAAGGAAGAGTAATTTCTTACGAAAAGCAACTCTATTCGTCTGGTACGCTAACCAAGGTGACGGTAGAAAATCTATACAGTACCTGGAATGGTGAACTGTACCAGGTGAAAGACAAAATAACGGGCAAAAGCCTATGGCAACTGCAGGAAACAAATGCAAAGGGACAGGTTTTAAAAGCAAAACTGGGAGCCGCAAACATCAATAATACCTATAATACTAATGGATTCTTAACAAATGTCAATCATTCATCGGCAGTAAAACCAGGTATTCTTCAAATTTCATACTCATTTGATGGTTTAAAGAATGAACTGAAAAGCAGAACAACCGGAGGAGATTTTAATATCACAGAATCATTTGACTATGATGACAATAACCGATTGATCAACTGGACCAATCCTGTAACGGGAATAAAACCATCTACGAATCGAAATGTCTATGACCACAGAGGTAGAATTCTGGAAAATGATCAGGTGGGAACCATAAAATATGAAAACGCTGCCAGGCTCTACCAGCCAACCGGAATGACTTTAAATGTAGCCGGAACACAGAATTATAATAGTGATCTCATCCAGAGTATTGTGTACAACGAAAACAACGATCCGGTATTTATTGATGGTGAAAAAGGAGATGTTGCGTTCCAATACGGATTGACGGGTATGCGACAAAGAGTTACCCATGGCGGTAATTTTAGTACAGACGGAGAAGGTACATTCACCAAAATATACAGTGAAGACGGAAGCTATGAAGTGGTAAAAGATAATACAACCGGAAAAGAAAAACATATTCTTTATATCGGAGGGACACCTTATAAATCAAATATTGTATATTTCAAAGACTTTGCAGAGAGCAGCGGTTCTTACCAATTTTTACATAAAGATTACATCGGTAGTATTTTGGCCATCAGTAATGAAGCAGGAAATAAAGTAGAGCAAAGGCATTTTGACGCATGGGGAAATTTCACTCACCTTCAAATTGGAAATGGAGCTGCTGTTACCGATAAAGCGACCATTCTGAGCCTGTCGAAGACTCTTATTGTCGATAGGGGATATACCGGCCATGAGCATTTCATGGAAGTAGGAATCATCCACATGAATGGTCGTTTGTATGATCCTCTGTTAAGAAGGTTTTTAAATGCTGATGAAAACATTCAGGATCCTACCAATACCCAGAATTACAATAAATATGGGTATGTCATGAACAATCCGCTGATGTTTAATGATCCGAGTGGTGAATATTTTGTCGCCGGATTTTTCTTAGCTTATATTGCTCCTGTACTCTGGGGAGCCATTTTAGGTACAGCAGTTGCCGGAGGATTATATATCATAAAATCCCTGATCAGTGGAAACTGGTCCTGGAATGGTTTTGCAAGAAGCCTGCTCATGGGAGCAATCACAGGAGGAGCTACCGCTGGACTGCTCGGAGGAATGTCTGCCAGTGGATTTAATGGAGCGGTCATCGTCGGAAGTATGAATGGAGGTATTGCAGGGGGGATTGATGCGTTGTTTAATGGGCAGAATTTCTTTACGGGGATGTATAGAGGGGCGGTGTTTGGTGCTGCCACAGCAGGAATTGTGAATGGCATTAGCTGGGTAGTAAACAGATTAAGTAACTCTTACCAATACAGTATTAATGAAATGCTGGTAAGTGATGATAATACACTACAAGGAGGTACAAAAGCAGATTTCTCTATTGATACAGTAAAGAAGATAGATAATACGAGATATAGAGGGCAGTTTGTAAGAGGAGCCTATCGTATTGTAGATGAAACGAGTGATCTTAGCCAACATTTACGAAATGAAGGTTATATTTATAATAGTAATATTAGTAGGGTAGTTAATGGCAGTGGAGAACAAGTATGGGGTGTTACAGAAATGGTAACTAATAAAGGAAAATTAGTTTGGCAGCGAATCTATTTACCTAAAGGAACTTTTGTAAGTCTTGAGCAGTTAGATTTAACGATGGGTCATGAAATTTTTCATACTATTTTAAACAATGCTGGACTTTTTGACGAATATACGATCACTGCAGTTAATACAAAAGCAAGAGCACATGAATATTTTACTTCAAGATGGGAAGAGCAGTATATAAAATTTAGAGGTTGGGATAATCTTAAATTAAGTATGCAACCATTTAATACCGAAGCAT